AAATGATAGGATCTGGGGAAATTAACATTAGAGACCTCACTAACAAAGTTGGGGAAGTTGCATATATCGTCAATCCTGATTTTTGGGGAAAGGGTATTGCAACGGATATTGCTAAACTACTAATTAATTTTGGATTTAAAGAACTTAACCTCCATCGCATATATGCAACTTGTGACCCTAGAAACGTAGGCTCATCAAAAGTATTGGAAAAAGTAGGAATGATTAAGGAAGGTAGAATTCGTGAGGATTTGTTAATAAAAGATGGTTGGCGGGATTCTTTATTATATAGTGTTCTAGAACAAGAATGGGAAAAATAATCTATCAATATTTCCTTAAGGATATATTCCTTAAGGATGATATATTCTATATATATCTTGAATTCAAGTCTTCGGCAATCGGGCGCTATCCAGGAACAGGATTAGCGCTCATTTTTATTGGGACTGGATGAAGAATACCTTATTGTAGGAATTTATATATTATGAAATAATTGGTATTAAGATAAAAGTCTGTTATGGATAGATCGAAAATAAAAATGGGGTGAAAAGTTGGGTGATAATGAAGATGTCTGGAAACCTCTTTCTATTACTGAAATTCAAAATATCTTCAGCATAATTCCTGTCCAATGGTGGATTGCTGGTGGGTGGGCTTTAGATATTTATTTACAGAAAATCACTAGGGCTCACGATGATATTGACATTGTTATATTAAGACCAGACCATTTAATTTTACAAAGACATCTGGGTAGGGATTGGGAAATGTTTATAGCATATAAAGGTCAGTTAATACCTTGGAACAAAAATCAATTGCTAGACTCTCATTTTGATAATATCTGGGTAAAGAAAAAAGATGAATCAACATGGGCTTTTCAAGTAATGTTATTGGATACAGAGGTGAAGGATTGGATTTACAAACGAGACAACACAATAAGAAAGCCTATTGAAGATATTGGGTTAGAATCTTTATCTGGAATACCATTTTTAAAACCAGAAATACAACTTCTTTATAAAGGTGGAAGTTCTGTCATTAGAGAGAAAGATGTTATCGATTTAGGAAATATATTACCTAAATTAAATGCTAGCAACCGTGATTGGTTAAAAGAGTCCTTGAATATACAGTACCCTCAGGGACATGAATGGATTGAACTAATAGATTCTTATGCAAAAGTTTGAAATTAGGTAAGGTGAATATGCTTGAATAAAGTTATTGATAAACTTAAAGAAATAGATACCGGAGAAATAGGAATCATATTATTTTCCAGCAAAGAGCAAAGGTATGATACTGCTTTAAATAGTGAACTCACAGTCCCCCTTGCATCAGCAGCAAAAGTGGCAATAGCATTTTGTGTAGCAAAATGGGTAGAGGAAAATACATATAATTGGGAAGACCTAGTTAATGAGATTTCATTTAATCCAGAAGAAGATAGCAAGGAACTTTATCCTCATCTACAAAATAGAAAATCGCTTCCTTTAAGGGAGGCGGTTGAAGTAATGATTGCTTGTCATGATAGCTATGTTGCTAAAAGTATTGTGAATTTTTGTGGTGGATGGAAAAAGTTAAACAATTCTATCCAATCTTATTTTCCGACAATAAGTGTTACTGAAAGCCCAAGAGATATTGAAAACAAAGGACAGCTAAATCAATTACTTGAAATAGTAATCCAAATCTTTCAGGGCTACAAAACACAACCTCTCCTTTGGACACCAATTATTAATGGCCTGGTTAGACAAAAAGGAAATGTAAACCATATTCCAACACACCATCTAAATCATATGACAGGTGGCTTAGACAATGTTGTGATTGATATTGGCATAATCGGTGACTTCAATAAAGATCCTTTCATTTTTGCAGTAGGGGCTATTAATTTACCTAATAGATTCACAAATCAGGCTGCTGATAAAATAATTATGGAAGCTATGAATCTGCTTTATGATGAATATTTAAAGAAACTAGACAGCCGTACTTAATTATAAAGAGTGAGAAGCTTTGTACATGTTCAAGAATAGGGCAGGATTGTCAAATAAGGTTTGACTGAAAATCGATAAAAAGAGAGGAGACTAACTATTGGGATATATTGAAGATTTAAGAGGAATTGTGGGTCATAGACCTTTAATTTTTGTAGGTTCGGTTACTATTATTGTTGATGAACTTGGGAGATTATTATTGCAACAAAGAAAGTTCCCACTTGGATCGTGGGGCATAACAGGTGGTCTAATGGAATTAGGAGAGTCTACTGAAGATGTAGCGAAACGTGAGGCTTTTGAAGAGACTGGTCTAATTGTAGATAAACTAAACCTTATCAATGTTTATTCAGGTTCTCAGAACTATATAAAAGCTGAAAATGGAGATGAGTTTTATGTTGTAACAGTTGCATACTATTCAGATGCTTTTGAAGGAGAGTTAAGAGTTGATGAGGCTGAATCTATTAAATTTGAGTTCTTTTATCCCGATGGACTGCCTAAGAACATAGTGAAAAGCCACAAAATTATACTTGATGAATTTTTATCAAAACATTATAAGAAAAAAATTACGACTTGATATTATAATTTTCAACAAAAGGGTGCTTTCCTGTAACAAGGTCAGCGCTCGTTTTTATGTTGGCAAGAGAAATATTTTATTGAAGGAATTTTTGGATTATGAAATAATTGGAATTAAACAAACGGGCAGGATTGTTCAATAAGGTATTTTAATTTTAAGTATTTCATTTGAGTTAGGTATAGAATTGGGGAGCACTTTTATGAATTGTAAAGTTAAAATGGGTAATATTTTTTATGAAGTTATTGGTGAAGGGTTTCCGATAATAATTCTTCATTCTATTGGAACTGATCACCGTTCCATGAAAGAGTGGATAGAGCCAATTTTCAAGAAGATTAATGGGTACCAAAGGGTCTATATAGATTTACCAGCCCATGGAAATAGTGATATTGATATAAATCTAAAATCAACAGATGATATGCTTACAAATATTTTAGATTTTATAGATACATCATTTCTTGGGATGAAATTTTCATTGATAGGTTCTTCATTTGGAGGTTATTTAGCTCAGGGAATTTTGCACTTTAGGCAAAACCATGTAAAGAGTATATGTTTACTTGCACCCGTTCTTCATTTAATAGAAAGGACGCTACCTGAAAAAGTGGTCATAGAAAAGGATGGAAATTTACTAAGTGCATTGGACTCGGATTTAAGGAGTGCATTTGAAACACTATTTGTTTATCAAAATAAAGAAAGTCTCGACTGTTTTTTGAGTGAAATTCAACCTGGGCGTATATTAGCTAACAAAGATTTCTTAACATCAGACTGGAGAGAAAAGGGGTACTTTTTCTCTGAAGAACCTTTTCAAGGTGTATCAAGTTTGAGGCAACAAGCATTAATAATTCTTGGAAAACAAGACAACATCTGCGGATATAAAGATTATGATTATTTACTTAATAAATTTCCTTCTTCAACATATGTTATTTTAAATAAAGCAGGACACATGCTTCATATTGAAAAACGTCAGGTAGTACAACAACTAGTTGAAGACTGGTTATGTGAATGAGTTTGTTCTTCCACAATCGGGAGCTAATCTTGAATAACACCAGGCATTGATCCAAGCAGGGTCAATGCCTATTTTTGTAGAAGTATAGAGGTAGGTTACTTTAATAATATAGTATTGGAGGAAAGGTATGAAATTTGAAAGAAGTAATGTTCAAAATATAAAAATTAGACCTTTAATCATAGATGATTTTGAATATATTTTAGAATGGAGTAAAGATGATACATTTTGTTCAGCAAATGATTGGGAAAAAAATAGAGACGTGCAAGAATTATATAGATGGTGGCAACACTGTGTAAATAATGTATCTGAAGATTTTATTCGGTTGGGAATTGAATTGGATAATAAGTTAATTGGATATGCAGACCTGGCTTGTATTAGAGTAAATACAGCGGAATTAGGCATTGCAATTGGTGAAAGTATACTATGGGGAAAAGGAATCGGATTTAATGCTAGTATATGTATGATGGATTATGCTTCTAAGCAATTAGACATTACAGTTTTTAATGCAGAGACACACGAAACGAATACTCGTTCAAGAAAAATGCTTGAGAGAATAGGGTTTAAGGAAGTTAGTAGAAATGGAAGCGAACAATACTTAGGAACGGAAAGCCAACTAATACAATACAGGCTTTCATTATAGAAAAGTTTGTTTATTGAAGTAAACCAGCTAATAGAAGCTACTCAGTTATTCCATTAAAGGGCGCTTATCAGTAAAAAGATAAGTGCTTTTTAAGTAGAAAAAAATTGAATTTGTCTAATTGTTTTGAAATAGCTGGTACTAAACAATCGGTTAACTTTATAATAAAAAGGATATTTAGATAACCAAATAGAATATAGTGGAAAACAAATTTTAAAGATAAGTGGTGGTGTATTGAAAAAGATTCTACCTAATAGAATACATATTATAGGTTCAGTTGGAAGTGGAAAGACAACATTAGCAAGAGAATTATCTTCTCAATTTAATATTCCTTTTTATGAATTAGATAATGTTGTTTGGAAAAGGCATGGAGGGCATGGGGAAGTACGAAGAACTGAAAAAGAAAGAGAAGATTATTTAAATACCCTAATTGCTTCTGATAGTTGGATTGTAGAAGGCGTTCATAATGAGGAATGGGTGTCTAATAGTTTTCGAAATGCCGAAATAATAATTTTCTTAGATATAAATTATTCGGTTAGAACTTACCGAATTATAAAGAGATTTATTTTACAAAAACTTAGATTAGAAAAATCTAATTATAAACCAACATTAAAGATATTCTTCAAGATGTTTAAATGGAATAGATATTTGAAGAGGTGGGTAAACCGAATTTCTACAATAAATTTGGGAAGTATGGTGATAAAATATTAGTTGTAACTAGTAAGAAAGAGATTGAAAGTTACTTCAACTAACGGGCGCGATCCAGGAACAAGGATCAGCGTCAGTTTTTATATTGCCCAAAAAGATATAATTGAAGCAATTATCAGAGTATGAAATAATTGGTATTAAATAATAGGGAAGGTTTGTGAAGTAAGAAGTAAGCTGCACGGTTTAAATTTACAGTTATGATAATTTGGAAGAGGTGAATTGATGAGGCAAATTATAGCTTTGGGTGGAGGAGGTTTTTCAATGGAACCTGAGAACCCACTACTTGATGAATACATTTTATCACAGGCAAAAAAAGATTTACCCAAAGTATGTTTTGTTCCAACCGCTAGCGGAGACCAATCAAATTACATAGAGAGATTTCATAATGCATTTAACCTACTTCCTTGTCAACCTTCTCACATATCTTTATTTGAGCCTGAATTTAATAACTTAGAAAAGTTTGTTCTTGAGCAAGATGTTATATATGTAGGAGGAGGAAATACCAGGAATATGCTTCTTTTATGGAAGGAATGGGGATTAGATAAAGTATTAAAAAAGGCTTATGAACAAGGTGTTATACTAGCTGGTTTAAGTGCTGGAGCAATTTGTTGGTTTGAAGAAGGATTAACTGATCCATTAAATGCACCGTTGTATAAACTAGATTGTTTAGGCTTTTTGAAGGGAAGTAATTGTCCCCATTATGATGGAGAGAACAAAAGAAAGCCTTCATATCACAAATTAATCCTAGAAGCTCAAATGAAAGAAGGATACGCAGTAGACGACGGAGCAGCTCTTCATTTTGTTAATGAAATACTATCAAAGTCTGTTAGTTCAAGACCAAAAGCAAAGTCTTACTTTATTAAATTAATAAATGGTGAAATTACTGAAAATGAGATTAATACAACCTATTTAAGCATTTGATAGCCAATGCCTTAATCAAGAATCTAGGGCTATAGTTGAATAAGCAATTAGAAAAAACAATAGATATATATTTGCTGCGCAGTACAAGGATACTCTGCAATAGAATATATTCTTCCACAAAAACGGGCGCAATCCTGTAACAAGGATTAGCGCTCATTTTTTTGCTAGGATGAAAAATAACTTATTGTAGGAATTTTTAGAATATGAAATAATTGGTATTAAAACAATATGGTAGCAATCAAGTTGAAGAATGCACTAAATTAAAAGGGGGGATAAACAAAATGATAGTACTTTTGGGGTACATAGTACCAACAATAGTAGCAGCATTTTTTATTGGATTTTTCGCACCTTTAGTTGGAATTGTAGTGGGTTTTTTAATTCATATAATCGTATTACAAATAAGAATTTCAAATAAAATAGACCGACTTATAGATAGGTTAGATGCTAGTGAAAAGATTAATCCTTAGATTCATCTTTAGGTAACTGGAGCTATAAATGTATTCTTTGGTGAAAGAGGAGTTTTCCGGAGTGTAAACAGGGAGGGGATTTTTTTGAAATACTACTTTGAAAAAATAACGGATCATGTGTATGGCTTTCTCTTATGGGATGAATCGTGGAATTCCTATAATAACTGTTATTTGGTTATGGGAGATAATGGCTACACACTTATTGATTCTGGTAAAGAGGAGCACTTTGATTACCTAGAAGCCTCCATGAAAGAAATCAATCTAAATAAAGAGGAGATTTTCGCATTCATAGCTACGCACGGTCATAAAGACCACATCGGCGGACTTTCCTTTTTAGAAAACATAAAAAGTTATATTCATAGTGAAGATCTCAGCCTAGTGCCGGAAAAACTGAAAACCAATCTTACAGGAACGCTCCCTGAAAATGGTGCAGCTTTCAACGGGTTGGAGTGTATCCTCTTAGGTCATCATACTCCAGGCTCTGTTGCTCTTTTTCATCAAGAAAGTGGTGCGCTATTTTGTGGCGACCACCTTTGTTTCTTTGGTGAGCCTTTGCCAAATGAAAAAGTTGCGGGCAATGGGAAAGAAATGAAGGATAAATATGTAAAGTTCATCTCGGACTGGGCAAAAAACGAGGAGATGAGAAGTAAGCACCATTTTGAGTTGTTTATGGAAGGGCTTAAGAAACTTAGGGAGATCAGGCCAAGTATCCTCTGTACAGGGCATGGGGTTGTAATTAGGGATGATGTGGATTCTTTCTTATCAGGCCTCATCCAGAGCCAGTTTGTATAGTTGAAGAAATGTATAATTATCTTGAAATCGAGTCTTCAATAATCGGGCGCATTTCTGTAATAAGAAATGTGTCTTTCTATATTTAATCGTATTGTTCCTGGATCTGGGACTAGAGAATACATAAGAAAATCACTTTGTAACATTATTGTAATGTTTGTAACATTATATTGATGCTGTTAATATTCGAGGCGTGTTTAAATGTGCCTTACGCCTATTTAGAGCTTATTTCATGAAAGTGTGTACAGTCCCTTTGAAAGATATTTTTAAAGGGATTTAGGTATGTTAGTAAAGCTTTAATAGGTAATTAAAATCTACTTCTAGGTTTGTTTTAATATTATTAATAATCTGATTTTAATAGTTCTTTAACAAAGAAGAAGGGAAATGTTGGTATAATTAGGCGTAATCACAAATTTTGTTAAAAAGGGGACTGTTTTAATGGAATCTATTTATAATAATGATGATTTGTTGAAAATGCTAGATCAATTACTAATTGAAAATTCTAGTTTTAACTGGGATAACTTTTATACCGATCGTGATAGGAATGTCCCTTTCTTTGCTAATTATCCTGATGAAAACCTTGTAGAATACTTTGAGAAAGGTCTATTCCAACCAGGGAAAAGAGTTTTAGAATTAGGTTGTGGACCAGGACGGAATGCAATTTTCTTTGCTGAAAATGGATGTGTTGTTGATGCTGTTGATTTATCAGAAGAAGCATTGGAGTGGGGAAGGCAACGTGCAGAAAAGAAGAACTTGACGGTGAATTTTAGTAAGGACAATATATTTAATTTAAACAAAAATGAAGAAAGTTACGATATAGTTTATGATTCAGGATGCTTCCATCATATTGCACCCCACAGAAGAATGAGTTATTTGAATTTAGTTAGAAAAGCATTAAAGCCTAATGGCCTATTTGGCATTACTTGTTTTAAGCAAGGTGGTAAATTTGGAGGAAGCGATATTTCAGATTGGGATGTTTATAGATTGCGAAGTCTTCAGGGAGGTTTAGGTTTTACAGGGGAAAAATTAAGGAGTATTTTTAATGATTTTAGAGAAGTAGAAGTGCGTGATATGAAAGAAATAGATATGTCCAAAAAAATTTTTGGTGTATCAGGTTTGTTAACTGGTGTTTTTCGAAAATATTAATAAATTTAACGGATGTGTATTCTTCACCATTATTGGATTTATACGGAGTAGAAACAGAAGGAGAAGGAAGGAGATGGTAGAAAGTAATGAGCCTTACGAAGGAAAGAATTGAAATTTTGCAAAAAAGAATCTTGTTGGTTTTGAATAAACAAGATAATTGGAACGTTAAAATGATTAAGTTTCTAAACAATGGTGTTGTAAATGCAGTATTTATTTTGAAAGAGGAGAGTCGAGGAATCTTGATTGCCAGAACTCCATGGAGGCTGGACGAGTCAATTGGAAATCTCCATTCGAATGAAGATGTAGCTTCGCTAAATAAAGAAGCAACTATCGCAAAACATTGTTTCAATCATGGTTTAAAAGTCCCCAGAGTAATTTATCTTCACTTGAGCAAAGAAATTAACTTTCTTGTTTCAGAATATATACACGGTGATGAAAGTACGATCTCTGCAGCTGATATCGGAAATCTCGTCTCAGCTATACATAAAACACCGCTTAAAGGCTTGAGCATAATTGATCAGGAAAACCGTTCCTTTTATAATATTGTGTCAAGCAGGATTGTGGAAAGAGTCAGCACATTAAATAAACTCCTATCAACTAATTTAACTGTACCATCCATAAAAGAAATTGAGGAAACTTTGGTTATGACAAAAACAGACCATTGCCTCATTCACCTTGATATAAGAACTCCAAATATTATTAGATACAAAGGGGAAATAAAAGCAGTCATAGATTGGGATAATGCATTTATAGGTGATCCGTTAATGGAGTTAATGAGAATTTTAGAAACGCGTGAAATAGACATCTTGGAATTTCAAAAAGGGTATAATAATGATAATATACTAATTTCTTCTTCACTGCCAAATAGTACTTTATATCGACTTGATACGGCTTTAATGCTTGCAATTTTATTTACAACCTACATTAAAGATAATGTTAAAGGACAGTATTACCTTCAAAGGTCTTATTATTTAAGTAACTCATTAAAAAGAAGTCTATAAAAATCCGGTAATATTTCTAGTTGTTTATAGTGGAATAATCTTCCGCAATCGGGCGCGATCCAGGAACAAGGATCAGCGCTCGTTTTTATATTGGCCAAAGAAAATATCTTATTGAAGGAATTTTTAGATTATGAAATAATTGGAATTAAGCAAACGGGCAGGATTGTTTAGAAAATCGTCTGAATTAAAGGACCAAAAAAGAGGTATGAATTTGAATTTTATTAATGGAGGGGAATAACTTGTATTATGAAAGTATCACTTCTGCACTATACACAATTATTTTTTGGTGGCTAATATTTCTCATATTCCAAAGAATAAACAACCGTTACCCAGAAAGGAACTCTTGGAAAAAAGATATTACAATCACTTTTTTTCAAAGCGTAATTATTTCCTTATTAGTAGCACCTATTGCTTTCTTACTTATTAAATAAGTAAAAAAGCCACACGTTGTACTATTCAATTAAATAGGGCGATTGTTAAATAGTGAATTGCTCCTTTCTTACCTATTGGTGCAGGATTGTTTAGTAAGGGATATGAATAGTTTAAGATAATATTATGAAATTAAGGAGTTGATAATTTGAAAAAATATGTACTTCTTCTGATAGTTACTCTGTTTTTGGGAGGATGTAACAATGCTAATTCAATGGAAGATGTATTTCATAAAGAAATGAAAAGTCTTGAAGATGTTGATGATTATAGTTTGATTAAGAAAGTAGAAGAGGATAATATCATTCTTTTCACTTCCTATATTCAAGAAGATGAGGAAAACAACAATCAAATAAAGATTGGGCATTTCAATAAAACCGATAGTGGATGGGTTTGGGACAAAACCGCTAATTGTAATGGCAAGTGGTCAGGTACATTAGAAAATATGCCATATCTTTGGTGCGGAACGTTAACGGAACCAAGACACGAAAAAGTGTATGTTGGTGATACTGAAGCGAAAATGATTGAAGTAGATGGGGGAGTTAAACGAGTTTGGTATCATCTAAGTGAAAACGAAAACGAGGAGATTAAAGTAGTTTTTACAGATGGTTCAGAGGAATGGCTTAAGGAAGTGATAAAATAATTTTATTGTGCTAAAGGGCGCTATTGTTGAAAAAGCAATTAGAAAAAACAATAGATATATATTTGCTGCGCAGTACAACGATACTATTCAATAGAAAAAAGAAATAATAGCCGGAGCTTATTTGGAATAAGCACCTTATTTTAAACAGGTAAACACCACTACATCAAAGAATTGTCTGCGATCACAACTCAAGCCACGTCGAATGTGTCAGCCATTTAATTTTAAAATAAATTTGTCAATCTCTCCATAAGGAGCATGTGTATGAGCACAAGTTTAAATGACTTTGTACAAAAGACAGTGGAAGCTATGGACCACTTTGATAAAAACAATATGGACTGCGTCAAAGATGTAGTAAGAGACGCCATTAACTTCTATAAGCTAAACTCTTATGAAGAAGTAGAAGAAACGAATGAAGGTACCACGAGATCTTTGTATATACACTCAATGGTAGAGGAAAATCTTCTATCTAAGGTAGTAGAACTCTCTGTAGGAACCGATAGAGACTTATATTTAGAAGAAGTCTATCAAAGTTTTGTAATAAGACAATATTAGGTGGGACTAACGGTACATTACAGCACTTTTCTGAGAAGGATGAGAGCTGCTGTAATGTGCTTTTTGTTGTCTTTCGAAATGTCCCAGATATTATTACTGTTGGAAACCAAAGGGACTGTTCTAGCGCTTCCTTCGGGTTTCGAAGGATCATTTGAATGCTAACATGGAAAATACGAAAAAAACCTTCCATCTTATCCAGGAAAGGTTTTTTGCTATGATCATTTTTTTACTTATATCATCAAATAACATATATGATTTCAGCCTTTCCGTTTACTGTATGTTTTCTTTAAATCCAGTATTCTTTTGACATTTTATGTACAAGATAATGTAGATAAAATAAAAATGGTGGCTGATATGAAAACATTGTGGTTTTTTCTAATTTTAGCGATATTATCCTTTATTTCCCTATACATACTGATGAAGAAAATGAACGTCACTAACGTCTTGGGCTGTTATTTTTTCTCCAATATTCTTATTACAAATACAGGTCTAATCATTAATTTAAATTTAGAACTTACAAAACAAGAGCCAGGTCAGTTAATTTTTTGGGCACAAAAAATTCCTGAGTTGTCACTTAAGCCAGCGCTACTTTTATGGATTATTTATATGTTGTTCTCAAATAGAACTATTTTTAGTAAATTTATTCATCTTCTCATCTTCTTAACAGCACTCATTTCAATTGAACTGCTTTTTGTTCATATTGGATATTTGAAGTGGGTGGATTGGAATGTATTTTATTCATATTTAAGGTACACTCTGATTATTTTATTATTGGCTATTTACTCATTTTATTTTGAAAAACTTATTTGTAGAGGCAAAGAGGTGAATACGTCATGATGTTACCTCTTCCTGAGAAATTTGATTCAAATGAAATATTTATTATTTTTTCCACAGTACTTTCTTGGACGCTCATGTTTATATTACCTAGACGCTTGCCTGCTGTTACCATCACTATTATTTGGACATTCAATGTTTTTCTTGCTGTGTTAGCTGATATTACCCTTAGTGTAAAACCATATGAATTATACTTTACGATTGATCATAAAAAGCATGAATTATTTGATGTATTATTGCACTTTGTCACTTACCCTACGCTTTCTTACTTTGTAGTAAACTTCTATCAATATAACAAGCCCAAAGGCCTGAAGTATCTATTTTATATAATTTTTTGGGCAGGGATAGCGATTTCTTTAGAATGGATTTCAGTAAAGTTTCATGTTTTTACGTATACAGGTTGGAAATTGTATTTATCCTTTATCACTTATTTGTTTGTTTTTGCTGCTACTATTTGGCTTGCGAACTTTGTTGAAAAGAAAGGATAGTTACGTACGAGAAATATAGTAAGTTTTTTGTAATGAGGTCATTCTCGTTAAAATGGATACTTTTCTTTTAAAATACTATTTCTACTGTTAGAGGAAACCCATATATATAAGGTAAAAGCTAACAGGAGTAGGATAATATGGACAAACAAAATAGTAATTTCAGATGGGTTATATTTACTTCTGTATTGTTTACATACTTAATAATGTCGAGTCAACGAACGGCTCCAGGATTAATTACAGACCAATTAATGAACGATTTTAGTGTAACAGCAGCAACGGTTGGATTAGTGACAAGTATTCAGTTTTTTGTATACACCGGTCTGCAAATTCCTATGGGCATTTTAGCTGATCGTTATGGACCTAATTTTCTTCTAATTTTAGGGGCAACTCTTACAGGCATAGGTACCATGATTTATAGTTTTAGCACACATGAATTGGTCCTGTTTGTTGCCAGAATCCTAACGGGAATAGGCGATGCGACCATATGGGTAAACATGGTGTTGATTTTAAGCCTATGGTTTAATAAAAAAGAATTTACTCGATTAATTGGGTTTGCAGGAATGACAGGAAGCCTAGGTTTCCTTTTGGCAACTGTTCCTTTCTCTGTATTGGTAGCCTTACTTGGTTGGAGGGGAGCATTTCTTATAGCTGGGATACTCTTATGCTTATTAAGTATTTTCCTTTATTATGTGCTTGTTAAAAAATCACAGCAATCGTTAATTGCAGCCCCAAAAATACAACGTGAAAAAACATCGGTTATAATGCGGAGAATACTTTCGGATCGGCAGGCATGGGCCCTGTTTTTTTGTCACTTTGGGATTGTTGGAGGGTATATAGGGTTTATCGGTTCGTGGGCAGTGCCATATGTAATGGATGTGTATGGAATGACACGCATAGTTGCAAGTCAGCTTATTATGATTAGTCTCATTGGGGCACTCATTGGGGCACCACTAATTGGTTGGATTTCAAGTTGTTTAGAAACTATAAAACGGCCATATATTGTTTTTCATATTACGGTTTTATTGTGTTGGTCCATTTTTCTTTTATTTAAAGAGCATCCACCTTTTTACTTACTGATTATCCTTTTCTTTATTATTGGCTTTGGCTTTGGATCAAACTCCTTAACTTTTGCAGTTGTTCGTCAGTCTTTTCCTATAACAGAAACAGGCATTGTTACTGGGTTTGCGAATACTGGTGGATTTTTAAGTGCAGTATTACTACCAAGTATTTTCGGATATCTGTTGGATTATTTTCAGTCAACTTCAGGTAGTATTAGTGGTGGGT
This window of the Sutcliffiella horikoshii genome carries:
- a CDS encoding GNAT family N-acetyltransferase yields the protein MEHNMVCLSNEIISLREFTKDDWIDVHKYASQHIVCIYQPWGPNTEEESQGFVNQIIRDASHAERTRFAFAVIYNEKMIGSGEINIRDLTNKVGEVAYIVNPDFWGKGIATDIAKLLINFGFKELNLHRIYATCDPRNVGSSKVLEKVGMIKEGRIREDLLIKDGWRDSLLYSVLEQEWEK
- a CDS encoding nucleotidyltransferase domain-containing protein, with the translated sequence MGDNEDVWKPLSITEIQNIFSIIPVQWWIAGGWALDIYLQKITRAHDDIDIVILRPDHLILQRHLGRDWEMFIAYKGQLIPWNKNQLLDSHFDNIWVKKKDESTWAFQVMLLDTEVKDWIYKRDNTIRKPIEDIGLESLSGIPFLKPEIQLLYKGGSSVIREKDVIDLGNILPKLNASNRDWLKESLNIQYPQGHEWIELIDSYAKV
- a CDS encoding serine hydrolase, whose protein sequence is MNKVIDKLKEIDTGEIGIILFSSKEQRYDTALNSELTVPLASAAKVAIAFCVAKWVEENTYNWEDLVNEISFNPEEDSKELYPHLQNRKSLPLREAVEVMIACHDSYVAKSIVNFCGGWKKLNNSIQSYFPTISVTESPRDIENKGQLNQLLEIVIQIFQGYKTQPLLWTPIINGLVRQKGNVNHIPTHHLNHMTGGLDNVVIDIGIIGDFNKDPFIFAVGAINLPNRFTNQAADKIIMEAMNLLYDEYLKKLDSRT
- a CDS encoding NUDIX hydrolase — encoded protein: MGYIEDLRGIVGHRPLIFVGSVTIIVDELGRLLLQQRKFPLGSWGITGGLMELGESTEDVAKREAFEETGLIVDKLNLINVYSGSQNYIKAENGDEFYVVTVAYYSDAFEGELRVDEAESIKFEFFYPDGLPKNIVKSHKIILDEFLSKHYKKKITT
- a CDS encoding alpha/beta fold hydrolase, which encodes MNCKVKMGNIFYEVIGEGFPIIILHSIGTDHRSMKEWIEPIFKKINGYQRVYIDLPAHGNSDIDINLKSTDDMLTNILDFIDTSFLGMKFSLIGSSFGGYLAQGILHFRQNHVKSICLLAPVLHLIERTLPEKVVIEKDGNLLSALDSDLRSAFETLFVYQNKESLDCFLSEIQPGRILANKDFLTSDWREKGYFFSEEPFQGVSSLRQQALIILGKQDNICGYKDYDYLLNKFPSSTYVILNKAGHMLHIEKRQVVQQLVEDWLCE
- a CDS encoding GNAT family N-acetyltransferase, which produces MKFERSNVQNIKIRPLIIDDFEYILEWSKDDTFCSANDWEKNRDVQELYRWWQHCVNNVSEDFIRLGIELDNKLIGYADLACIRVNTAELGIAIGESILWGKGIGFNASICMMDYASKQLDITVFNAETHETNTRSRKMLERIGFKEVSRNGSEQYLGTESQLIQYRLSL
- a CDS encoding AAA family ATPase: MKKILPNRIHIIGSVGSGKTTLARELSSQFNIPFYELDNVVWKRHGGHGEVRRTEKEREDYLNTLIASDSWIVEGVHNEEWVSNSFRNAEIIIFLDINYSVRTYRIIKRFILQKLRLEKSNYKPTLKIFFKMFKWNRYLKRWVNRISTINLGSMVIKY
- a CDS encoding peptidase E; the encoded protein is MRQIIALGGGGFSMEPENPLLDEYILSQAKKDLPKVCFVPTASGDQSNYIERFHNAFNLLPCQPSHISLFEPEFNNLEKFVLEQDVIYVGGGNTRNMLLLWKEWGLDKVLKKAYEQGVILAGLSAGAICWFEEGLTDPLNAPLYKLDCLGFLKGSNCPHYDGENKRKPSYHKLILEAQMKEGYAVDDGAALHFVNEILSKSVSSRPKAKSYFIKLINGEITENEINTTYLSI
- a CDS encoding MBL fold metallo-hydrolase encodes the protein MKYYFEKITDHVYGFLLWDESWNSYNNCYLVMGDNGYTLIDSGKEEHFDYLEASMKEINLNKEEIFAFIATHGHKDHIGGLSFLENIKSYIHSEDLSLVPEKLKTNLTGTLPENGAAFNGLECILLGHHTPGSVALFHQESGALFCGDHLCFFGEPLPNEKVAGNGKEMKDKYVKFISDWAKNEEMRSKHHFELFMEGLKKLREIRPSILCTGHGVVIRDDVDSFLSGLIQSQFV
- a CDS encoding class I SAM-dependent methyltransferase — encoded protein: MESIYNNDDLLKMLDQLLIENSSFNWDNFYTDRDRNVPFFANYPDENLVEYFEKGLFQPGKRVLELGCGPGRNAIFFAENGCVVDAVDLSEEALEWGRQRAEKKNLTVNFSKDNIFNLNKNEESYDIVYDSGCFHHIAPHRRMSYLNLVRKALKPNGLFGITCFKQGGKFGGSDISDWDVYRLRSLQGGLGFTGEKLRSIFNDFREVEVRDMKEIDMSKKIFGVSGLLTGVFRKY